A region from the Malus domestica chromosome 07, GDT2T_hap1 genome encodes:
- the LOC139197803 gene encoding uncharacterized protein, which translates to MLAYGASADQVDEIARMGKTTVLESLMRFFSAIEALYTNEYLRTPTPRDMRRLLRKGEMRGFPGMIGSMDCMHWTWKNCPSAWQGAYGNRKGAKSIILEAVASFDTWIWHAFFGVPGAQNDLNVLAQSPVFDELLQGNSPRCTYTINGTQYEGSYYLADGIYPRWSTFVKTVPHPQTEKEKHFAKCQEGCRKDVERCFGILQARWAIIKAAARMFDVEALRSIMMTCIILHNMIVEDEYDYDGVDEYEPDPMNNSRTRIYCAHDGTEDPVQHEPLESDGRYNELIVQRYTNVQEPYWHVTRQNDLIEHQWGLHEGKDN; encoded by the coding sequence atgcttgcatatggagcatctgcagatcaagtggatgagatcgcgAGGATGGGAAAAACAACTGTTTTGGAGTCCCTGATGCGTTTTTTCTCTGCAATTGAAGCCCTCTACACCAATGAGTACCTCCGGACACCCACGCCAAGGGACATGCGAAGGCTTctgaggaagggtgagatgcgaggcttccctggcatgattggaagcatggactgcatgcactggacttggaaaaactgtccaagtgcgtggCAAGGAGCATATGGCAACAGAAAAGGAGCCAAAAGcatcattttggaagcggtggcttcatttgatacatggatttggcatgctttttttggtgttccaggagctcagaatgacttaaatgtccttgcccaatccccagtgttcgacGAACTGCTGCAAGGAAACTCACCGAGATGCACATATACCATTAATGGTACCCAATACGAGGGATCATACTACCTTGCagatggcatttacccaaggtggtcaacatttgtcaaaacagtgccacatccacagactgaaaaggaaaaacactttgcaaaatgtcaagaagggtgtaggaaggatgtcgagcgttgttttggtatcctgcaagctcgttgggcgattaTCAAGGCTGCagctagaatgtttgatgtcgaggctcttcgatccatcatgatgacgtgtattattctccacaacatgattgttgaagatgagtatgattatgatggcgtcgatgaatatgagccggatccgatgaacaactcaagaacacgtatctaTTGTGCTCATGATGGGACCGAAGATCCAGTGCAACACGAGCCGTTGGAAagcgatggacgttacaatgaattgatcgttCAACGTTACACTAATGTGCAAGAGCCATACTGGCACGTAACCCGTcagaatgacttgattgagcaccagtgGGGATTGCATGAAGGCAAAGATAATTAG